One segment of Desmodus rotundus isolate HL8 chromosome 6, HLdesRot8A.1, whole genome shotgun sequence DNA contains the following:
- the NDUFA4 gene encoding cytochrome c oxidase subunit NDUFA4 translates to MLRQILGQAKKHPSLIPLFVFIGAGGTGALLYVMRLALFNPDVCWDRKNNPEPWNKLGPNEQYKFYSVNVDYSKLKKEGPEF, encoded by the exons ATGCTCCGTCAGATCCTCGGCCAGGCCAAGAAGCACCCCAGC TTGATCCCCCTCTTTGTATTTATTGGAGCTGGAGGTACTGGGGCACTGCTGTACGTCATGCGCCTGGCACTGTTCAACCCAGATGTCTG TTGGGACAGAAAGAATAACCCAGAGCCCTGGAACAAGCTGGGTCCCAATGAGCAGTATAAG ttctACTCAGTGAATGTAGATTACAGCAAACTGAAGAAAGAAGGTCCTGAGTTCTAA